The stretch of DNA CGAATACGGATAAATTGTTCCCAAAGCTGGCTCAGCGTAGGAGCTTTCTTGGACAGCGGCCAGGCAAGGAACATCACAGCCAGCAAAGGCGTGTTGCGCAAAGGGCCGAAGGTCTCGTCGTCATTGGCCTTGGCGATGAAACTTTTTACGAGCCGACGGTTCTGGTGCGACATGGATAGCCGCGCCGCGACATAGGAGTAAAAGAGCTTCCTGGACCATGGCTGGATGGCCTTTATTGAGATGCCGAAGCTATTCTTGTAGCTGCGGAGCGCCACATAATCTTCTTGGCGGCAGGTCACCAGAAACAAATGGCGCGGCCGCGCCTCGATAAAGGCGGCAATGGCCTGGATTCTCTCCTTGTGCTGCTCCGTCCGTTGTTGTTCGGGAGGGACTTCGTCCAGGCCGTCAAGGATGTAAAGCAGAGGGCTGGAGAAGCCAGGAGCGGTAAAGGTGCGCGCCAGCGTATCGTCCAACGGGGTGCCCGCCTGTTCCGCCAGAAAAGAAAGATAGCGAGGACAGCCCTGCCGGATGCTCATCCTGACCAGACGGCTCAGTCCTTCTAGATCCGCGGAGAACTGCTTGCCGAAATGTGTAAGGTTGATATAGACCGGCACGGGATACTGTCCACTGGAGGAAGCTTGCACCGCTGTCCAGCGCGCGATCTGGACCATCAGGCTGGATTTGCCGGAAGCCGGTCTTCCCAGGAAAACGAAAACCCGCGGGCTATTATCGCGGTTCCGGCGCCTGCCCGCTCCAAGCCGGCTCGAGGAGAGCAGGCGACGGACAAATCGTGGCACAGTCACCGTTCTTACCCGGCCAACATTCTCCAGCGCGATGCTTTCATCCGCCGGCAGAGAAGCGAGATCGAAATTGACGTCCGCGATGGAAAACTTTTCTTTCTCTACGATGGCTTCGGATTCAAGGTAATTGTCCCATCCTGGAGATCTTTTCCGATCGCGAAAAACCTTCAAATAGCGGATGGCCACTTCCGCTGGAGGGAACTTATGGCCGAACCTGTAGGCGAACGAGTCCCTGATGCCGTCGAAAAACCGGTTGGCTACGACGACGAGAACGGCCAGCGCGGCGAAAAAAATCAACGCGGTTGCCAGCTTGGTGACGTTCCCGTTGATGAACTTCGCATAGAGAGCGTACCCCCAGGCAATCATGCTGGCGCCAATCACCTCGATCACGCGCCAGAGAGCGTGAGGCAAAAGCTCACGGAAGAGCCTTTTGGGACGGCTCTCGGAGTGGGAGGCGGGACTCGGAGTCGTGGACATTCCACATTCCCAAGCTAGTCCAGATGCACTTACAGCAAAATCACAGCACCTCGACGACCAGCGAAGATCATGAATTTAGAGGGCCGGAAAAGCCGAAATTGTATATCGGTTACCGCTTCTCTGACCATAAATTTGATTGATATTTCAGACTGGTTTTGATGTAAAGGGAAAGAACGTAACATTTAAAGATGCAGTCGATTGCGTGATTCGGCGCTATTACCCTTACCTAATTTTGAATTTCAGCAATTCATAAGTACTGTTTGACCGAATCCCGATTGGTTTAGGACACCGCACAATTGCCGGCATAATCAAAGGTGGGCCCGTTCTGGGTGACCCATTATCCCGAACGGGTCCGGCTGATTCCAGTACGAACAGCGTTGGTAATACCGATCCATCTAGCCATTTCTTGGAAGCCCGTTTCTCGGGCGGTTGCGGACCATGACTCCGATAGAGAGGGATTCCTCCACGCTTGCCCGTTTCTCAGTAGTAATCCTGAGGTAGTCTGGAAAATCGTTTTGGGGAGCACGTTTCGCCGAAACAGAAGCTTCTTGAATCACTTCAGCATGATTATTGTTCTTGGTCAAAGAATCTCTCAATCGCTTCGCGATTTTGATTGACCCACTTAGGATGGATGAACCGGGTCTTGCCAAAGACTTTATTGATCCTATTCGCAACCCAAGCTGCACGGTCCGCCCGACGCCCGCGGATGCCCCACTCCTGCCATGCTTGCGCCGCCACGTGAAGCATCTCTCGCTTTGCTCGTTCGCGGCTTATCCGAGTCCTTTCTGCTCCGCCGATGAGTTTGCAATTACCGCAATAGCTACCGCGTTTGATTGCCGTCTTCCTTTGGCGTTTGCGAAGGAAGTATCGTTTGCAAATTGGATTTGTGCACGTGCCGATGAAGCTCCAAAAAGGTGATTCGAGAAGCTCTTGGAAGTAGTACGTTGCCATGTCGCGTGCATACAACTCCGGGGACTGGTTCTCCCAGCGGGGCTGGCCCACGCCTACCGCCAACGTACCGTCACCGTTCAACAGTGGTCGTGGCTGATTTCGACGCCACGACTCATAAATCTCGTCAAAAATCACAACAGGCGTTTCGTCTGTCGATACGGTCATGATGGGAGACTCACCCACGGACGCGCGAACTCTGCGGCTCGACGGTGTCTCGACGCCGTTGCTGTCAATTCCAGTCTGAATGAAGCCGTCCACGAAAGCACGCAGCCGGATGATAAAGGCCAAATTGGCGGCTTCACACTGTGATGGGCTTGGCAGCTTCCGATCTGGAATCGGCGGCCTGTTCAGGGCACCCCATCGTGTCTCCTCACCATTGAGGAGATCGACGATCATGTCCAAAAATCATGCCGGAGGTCGCTACGAGCGATTCATCCGGGAATCATTAAGATCGCAATGGGATGGCAAATCTGCTTGACGTGTTAACGGGCAGTTTCTGGTCTATTTGTCTTGGCCTGTGATCATTAGCCATGACAATTGCACGAGGTCCTGAATGCGTCAATAATTGCTTACACAGAGAAATGACTCCAAGTGTCGTGCAAATAGACTGCTTTGAAAAAGCCTGATCCAATCGAAAAAGCGCTTGACCGGCTTACCGCTCTCAAAAATGAAACGGGAGAGTTCTCTATTGCCACGGAACTCAAGGATTTTCTTGAAAATCGGTCCAACCTTGTGGTGGCCAAGGCGGCAAAAATCGCTTGCTACGTGCGCGCAACCGAGCTAGTTCCTGAACTGGTGCGGGCGTTTCATCGGCTCATGGTGAACCCATCCAAACTGGACAGAGGCTGTGCGGCGACAACCGAGATCGTGGGCGCACTGTATGAACTGGATCATGCCGAGCCGGAAGTCTATCTGCTTGGCATACACCACGTACAGATGGAGGGTTCGTTTGGTCCGCTCGTGGATGCGGCAGCCAAACTCCGCGGGATCAGCGCTCTGGCCCTGGCCCGAACACGGCATCCATCCGCGCTCGATGAAATTGTTTCCCTGCTGGTTGACCAGTGGCCAGAGGCAAGAGCTGGCGCGGTTCGCGCCTTGGCTGTGAACGGCGGTTCGGCGGGCGCCCCTCTTGCTCAAACTGAAGATTCTTACCGGCGAGAGGGAACCCGATGTCCTGGCCGAATGTTTTTCAGGATTATTGTCAACCGCGCCGGAGAGATCCCTGCCACTGATTGCCGGCTTTATCGATTCCGAAGATATAGCCGTTGCCGAAGCGGCCCTGCTGGCCTTGGGATCATCGAGGCTGCCCGATGCTTTGGATTTGCTGAAAGCCAGACAGGAAAGGACGATAGGCGGTCCACTGCGAAAGATTGCGCTGCTGGCGATAGCTATGATTCGGTCAGACACAGCAATTGAATTCCTCCTGGCATCGCTTACGGAGTGTAGCCCGGCTATGGCAGAGGACGTGGTTGCGGCGCTGGCCTTGTTCCGCACCAATGAAAGGGTACGAAGTCGTGTGGAGAGCGTGGTGGCACAGAGGAACGAGAAGAGCACGAACGAAGTGTTCCGCCAACACTTTTAACGCGCCTCGAGATCTCAAGCCAATTCGTTTCTTACAGAAACGGATTTATGTTTGGTTTGATGACCATCTCGGGGTCGGCCCGTTCATTGACCACAACCACTAGGACGCGCTCAGGCATTTGTGATGTTTGTGTGGCAAGACAGGCAAGGGAATCGACTACCACGTCGGAGACTTAACTGCTGCTTCCATCTTGAGGACAAGCGCATGGAGAGTCTGGAGATCAGAAATGCGGTCGATAGAACGAATTTTGAGGGAGTTCAGAATTCCGGTCACGATGTTCTGGCTCAGATTCTCCATCGCCTCCTTCAGGCGCTGAAATCCGCGTTCTGCCGCCTGCATCCGCTCTAATGTCTTTCGCTGTTCCGCAACATTCCTGATCTGGCTCGGTTTCCAGGCTTTGGCTAAGCGCAGTAGCCCTCTGTACATGTGTATGCCCAATTTAGACTGCATGCGTTCGATTTCATGCACCAGTTGGCTGTCAGAACTTGGAAGGCCATTCGAGCTGCAAGAATGGTTGCTTTTCGATGCCGTGCCGGTTTGTGGGCGCTCAGATTGACTTCCAGGACGCAAGCCGTCACGCCAGCCTTCCGGTGTCGCCCAGCCAAACAGTATGGGTGTCTTCTTGGGGCGTTTCCTTGCATCCAGATCGACCCATTGGCCCGTAAAGTGATAGAGGTACCGCCCCAGGCCAAAGCACGCCGCGGCTCTCTTGAAGGATTGCGCTTCCGCACTGGTGGCTGCATTGGGGTCGTCGGACCACTCTTCGCCTGTGGCTGAGTGCGTACCCAAGCCAAAGATCGTCAGTTCGCACGAAACCACCACTTTCGCGACAACCTTCTTGTCGCTGCCGCGCTCAAAATTTGCGCTGGTGTGGACCTGATAACGTCTGGTCCATCCTGCCGGCGTGAATAGAGCATTCAGCCGGTCGGTGTATGCTCTCTGGTCAGCATAGGGAATGACTTGACCGCGAGGCGGATTGCCATCCTTGGCAGTGTTGATCACCCTCCACTCGATGACGGTAGGATCAAACGGTATTTCGAGAGCCGCAACAATCTCCTTTATCTGGCTCGCGGTAAACTGCTCGGTTGAGCCGGTTGATCGCCAGGGTGGTTCGGCTGCATTGCGTAATGGCTCATTTGCATGCCCGTTTGGAATAGTCATATTGACGCCTCCTGGTTGCATTGGCTACGCGGATTAAACTCAACGCGAGGCGAATAGAACGTCGGTCAAATTGCTTTCCAGCAGACGCGCCAGGACTTCGGCATCGTTCGCTGCATCTACGGGATCGCGCGTCAGGGCCGACGAGAGAGCCTGCTTGAGCCAATGTGACGCGGCGGGGTCCGCCAGGACCTCGGCAACCGTTGGCAATTTCGTAGCTGGATCGCCGAGGTTGAGAACTTCAAGCGACTCCAATTGACAGACGGCACAATACTTCTGACGTTGTTCGTAGTAGATGATGGTCCCGCGCTCGCGCAAGCAGGCGGGACAGTGCAGGACTGTTCCGCTCGGTGCGGCTTGCCATGACGATGACATAGAGACTCCTTTTTGCTATCCACAGCCACTCGTGCTGCCGCAGGTCATGCAGGTATGGCAGGAACCGCTCCTAGTCATCAGCCCACCACAGTTCTGGCAAACTGGCCCATCTGCCGCTTGTGGAATTGCATTCACCTGCTGACTGAGTTCAGCCGAACGCAACACTGCTGAGCCTGATGACTTATGGTCCAGAAAGAGGAGAGACAGCCAACGGAAGATGTAATCGACCAGGGATGTGGCAAATCCAATCTCCGGATTGCCGGACCAGCCGCTAGGCTCAAACCGCATGTGGCTAAATTTCCCGATAAGCACGGGAAGCGGGACGCCATACTGAAGAGCCAAGGACACTGACGTTGCGAACGCATCCATCAGGCCCGAAACGGTCGATCCTTCCTTGGCCATCCTGATGAACAACTCTCCAGGCTGTCCGTCCGGGTAAAATCCGACGATGACATATCCATCCTGGCCGCCAACCGAGAAGTGATGGGTGAGTGCTCGCCGCTCATCGGGCATGCGGCGGCGCAAGGGAAGGGGATCCTCAGCGCGATTTGGCGCATCAACCGGCATACTTGCCCCCATCTGCGCCCCTGCCTGAGCCGTGCCTGATCGGACAGCCAAGAGCTGCGCGAATTTGTTCGCGGTCGCAGCCTGCCCAGCACTTGTATTTCCGGGGATCGGCAATGGAGATCGCTAGATTATCTCCTGCCCGATCACAATTCTGCCGTGCGCAGGAAGGACAGCGGGCCCAGTAGTTGCGCCCAGCTTTGCGCCTCACCGTGACGTGTTCCAAAATGCGAAACTCGCGATGCGTGGAATTGCCATCGGGCACATAGGAACGGTTCACCTGCTTGGGAACAGGAGGCGGTTCTTCGACTGGAAGCCCGGCCACGAAGTGCGCGAGTTCGTCTTCGGTGAGACGTTTCAGACGTTGTAAGTATGCAAGCTGCGCGTCGAGCGTGTAGTCTGCTCCGTAGAAAAAGTATCGCTTACCCGTCGCACGATGAATGCCAAGGGGCCCCCTGAGTGCATTGCCAAACTCGCTTGCAGGAAGCTCATCTTGTTTTGGGAAGACCTCGATGCCATCACCCGAACCTGCCGTCTTGAGCGGGACTTTGAGCCGCCTGGCTACGGCAGAGATGTACAGCCGGCACTGCCGCGCCAGAAGTGGCTGGGAGGCGAAGATCCAGAGGTGCCCGCCCCGGCGAGATTTTTCGAAGGCAGCTTCAACTCCGTCTTGCCGCAGTTCCCATTGCAGCTTCAGGAGATCGTCCAGAGCATCCCCATAGTCAGCGTCAATGGCCAACCACTTGCATCGTTGGGTGGCCGGGTTAATGGCATAAAGGCCAATCGTCACCAGGCCTTCGAGATGGCACTTGATGACATCGTTAGAAAGAGGAACCGGGGCCTCGTTGTCTTTTGGTCGAAAGTAGTAGTGACGCCCGGTCTTAGGATTCGGTTTGGGGGATTGGAGTGTATAGGCCAGCCGGTTGACAAACAGCGTCCGATAGGAGGCGACCGCATCCTGGCTGGCTATGAGTTTCACATTCACAAAATCACCTCGCCAGGATCGTTCTTAACCCGGTTCTGAAACTCGGTCAAATTTTCGGCCGATGAACTACAAAGACAGTCAAGCAGAGCCCGCCCATGGGAAATCAAGCTGCTTGAGTGCGCCGCCGGCACAACGAAACAGACCACGACCACCCAGAAGGTGGCAGAAATCGGCCAGAGTGAGCCTGGGCGTTATCATCGACCGGCAGGTCCGCGTGGGCGTTGCCACATTGCGAACTTGGGCTAAGCTTGGGTCAGCGGCATACCGCAAGAGCTGATATTCCTCGAAGAGCCGGTCAAACTCGTCCGGGGTTAAATTGTCTTCGGGACCATCAAAGCCAAGCAGGTAGAAAATCTGGGTGGCCCGATCATAGAGATAAATTGCGCCCGAATCCAAGCGACCTGGGACTACCTGCAGAAGGAGGATGCCACGGGGCATTTGGATCCAGCGAGCTGCGACTGCTTCTCCAATCTTGAGAAACTCACGGATGATCCGGTCTACATACAAGCCGGAATCCCTAAGCCCCAAAGAGGCCAGGTTGAAGAGTTTGTGAAAGTGAATGGCTCCTCTGGTTTTGGTCCGGTTACTACCTGTGTGGTCAGACAGTTCAGATAGGCCAAGAGACATGAGTGCTCCTTTCATTTGGAATAACTTTGTTCAAGTTCCGCTTCCTTACGCGTCGACAGATGTAACCCTCAAATGACAACCAAACAAACAACGGACAGCAGCAAAAGCGCCGAGCGTTGTTACGGATGACCAGCGCCCGGCAGCAAATGATGTGCGGTCCCAAAGTCCACACGGACCAGAATGCGGAGATCCAACTACAGATGAAGCAGCTGATCACCGTTTAAATTAGGGAGTTGAACCGATGCTAAAAAGGGCCTCTACAGCCGACCGCCGCGTCGGGGCAAGGAGCGCAGCATGGTGGGCATACTTACAAGGTTGAAGAGGTTGTGAAATGAAATGCCTTCAGGTTCTTGCCGCTGGCAGCCAAACCACCAACAACCAGCAACAAAAAGCGCCGGCGCGTCATCACCAATGACCACCCTGCATCAAGTTGACGATTTGCGACTAATGTTCTGCCGGGGAGGCAAAAAGGAAGGTCACAATTGCGCACCTGGGCCCGCTGTCGTGCGCGATGCGCGTGAGCATATTTGTGACAATTGTTGCGTATTTGAGCCCGACACCAGAGCGGTTGACTACGACATTCCCCACACACCAAAAACCACAACGAGGAAGATGAAGAGTCCCCACGGAGTGCAGTACTTTTCGCTTGAGAGGCAGTGAGTTTTTTAATTGAGCGTAGGCATGTTCGGAGATGGGCCGAAATGATGGAGCAAAGATTGTCGCAATACAAAAGTTACTCCATCACAGCTCATAGTTGCGTGTGTTTAGTGAGAGCTCGCGGATTTGCGCGCCATCCACCAGCCCGGTTGGGCCTGAGCTTGAAGTCGTCCTGGGCAAAGAACTCAAACTGGTTGGTCTGGATCACCGCCGTCAGGTCTACCGAATCTTGGCGGAAATTGGAAGCGCGGCCCAGCAGGAAGTTGGCCCAGGTACGCTCAAAACTGATGTTGCCTGCAATGGGCTGTCCGGCCGTATTCACCGTAAAAATACCCTGGTTGCCGTTCGTGACAGCCAACAGCTTCACCATGGTGATCGATCTGGGAAGTACGGCCGGGACATTTGGGATTGAGGTAGTAAACCCGGGCGGAACACGGTCTACGCGCTTCCTCTTCTCAACAGCATCGGTGACGGCAACCGTCAGTCAAGATTTATATTCTCGACTACAGCTCCAGCAAATACGCCTGCGGTAAGTTCGATCAGTCCATCTACGCCTCCGGTTGTGATAGGGAATCGGAAT from Terriglobia bacterium encodes:
- a CDS encoding HEAT repeat domain-containing protein — translated: MLKLKILTGEREPDVLAECFSGLLSTAPERSLPLIAGFIDSEDIAVAEAALLALGSSRLPDALDLLKARQERTIGGPLRKIALLAIAMIRSDTAIEFLLASLTECSPAMAEDVVAALALFRTNERVRSRVESVVAQRNEKSTNEVFRQHF